The nucleotide window GCGCCGATGGCGCCCGTCACGGACGCGTGGAGGTCCGCCAGCGTCGAGGCCGTCACCATCCCGCCGAACGTGGAGGCGTTGAGGCCGTGATCGGCGTGGAGCACGAGCGCCTGGTCGAACACGTCGGCGGCCACGTCGTCCGGCTCCTCGCCGTTGAGCATGTACAGGAAGTTGGCGGCGTGGTCCAAGTCCTCACGGGGCGCGACCGGATCGTCGCCGTCACGGGCGCGGGCGAACGTCGCCAGCGCCGTCGGGAGCTTGGCCGTGATCCGCCGACCCCGGGCGACGTTCGCCTCGGCGTCCGTCGGCTCCGCCTCGTGGTCGTCGTCGTACGCCGACAGCATCGACACGGTCGTCTGGAGCGCCGCCATCGGGTCGCCGTCCTGCTGGCCCAGTGTCGTGACTGCACTCGTCACTTCCGGCGGGAGGTCGCGGTCGGCCGCCATCGCGTTCCGGAACGACGACAGTTCGTCTGCCGTCGGAAGTTCGCCGTTCCACAGGAGGTACAGCGTCTCCTCGTAGGAGGCGTGCTCCGCGAGGTCTTCGATGGGGTAGCCCCGGTAGACGAGTCGGCCCTCTGCACCGTCGATGTGACTCAGGCTCGACTCGGCCACCAGAACACCCTCCAGTCCCCGCTTGAGTTCGTCGGACATTGTCGACTCGTTCCCGAGGGCCGTCAAAAAGCGTTACCGTTCTCCGAGTCCGTTCCCGACACGCGTCGAATCGCAAGACGGCATCGTGACTGGACGGCTGCGACGGACTGCTATCGACCGGCGTACACAGCGAGAGTCGACGACTGTCGAATCCTCCACCGTCCGCCGAGCCCCGCCGTTCACTGAACTTCGTACACCGCCGGCCGACCGCCACACACCCCACACTGGTCCACATCCGCGGAGAGGTTCTGCCCGCAGTGGCGACACTCCCTGTGGACCGGGCCGACCGTCGTTCCCTCGTGGTCGGGCTGAGTCCCCGAGTCGCGTCCGAACGGTCCGAGTGACACACCCATACGTCGACGTGTGTGACGATATGTCATGAAAGTTCGCACAGTACTGATTTCCGACAGGAACGGAGTCGGCGTCGACACGGTCACCGGACCCCGGCCGGTCGAGTCACCGTAGCGATCACACCACCCGACGGCGGGAGTTTCGCGGCCGCTCAGCCGTCGACGCTCACCGGGACCTCGCCGCCGCCGTTGCGCGGGGTGGTCTCCTCGTTGGCTGCCGCCGTCTCCAACAGCTCCTGGTAGCGGTTGCGGATCGTCACCTCGGAGATATCCGTCACCTCGCTGACCTCCCGCTGAGTGAGGTCGGCGTTGGTGAGGACGCCGGCGGCGTACAGTGCCGCCGCGGCCAACCCGACCGGGGACTTCCCGGAGTGGACGGCCGCTTCCTTGCCGACGGTCAACAGCTCGCGGGCCCGGCGTTCCGTCTCGTCGGAGATGTCCAGCCTCGAGGCGAACCGCGGGAGGTACTCCGCCGGGTCGGCGGGCTGGACCTCGAGCTCCAGCTCCTTCACGATGTAGCGGTACGCCCGTTGGAACGTCTCCTCGTCCACGCGCGAGACGCGCGCCACCTCGTCGATGGAACGCGGGACGCCCGCCATCCGGGCGGCAGCGTGCAGCGACGCGGTGGCGATCCCCTCGATGGAACGGCCGGGGAGCAGATCGTCCTCCAGTGCCCGGCGGTAGATGACGGAGGCCGTCTCCCGGACGTTCTCCGGCAGCCCCAGCGCCGAGGCCATCCGCTCGATCTCGCCGAGCGCCTGCTTCAGGTTGCGTTCGCTGTGGTCGGAGGTGCGCAGCCGCTCGTTCCAGGTTCGCAGCCGTTGCATCTTCTGGCGCTGGCTCGACGACAGCGCGTTGCCGTAGGCGTCCTTGTCCTGCCAGCCGATGTTGGTGGACAGCCCCTGGTCGTGGAGCATCTTCGTCGTCGGAGCGCCGACACGCGACTTCTGGTCGCGCTCTGCGGAGTCGAACGCACGCCACTCCGGCCCGCGGTCGATCTCGTCTTCCTCCACGACGAGCCCGCAGTCGGCACACACCGTCTCGCCGTGGCGTTCGTCGTCGACGAGGCTCCCATCACACTCCGGACAGACCTCCGTTTCCTCGGACTCGTGTCGCTCCTCGCGTTCTCGGTCGCGGACGCGTTCTCCACCGTCGGTCAGTGTCTCCCCTCCGGGGACGCCACCACCACCCTCCTCGGGCCCGATGTCGTCCATCTCGTCGTCGCTGCGGTACGTGCTATCCGTGTCTTTGGGTCGGGTGTGTCGTGTCATGATTGAGTCGAACTGTACACGAACGAGAACGGTCTCGCGTGTACTGTCTTCACCTGTTATTAGTCTTCAAAGTAAAAGAATGTGTCGTCGTACTCCCGATACCGTCTGTATCTCGTTACTCGATAGAGGACACAACAGATCGAACGAACTCTTATGAATATAGCGGAACGAGTCCAGAGCCTCGATCTCCCCCGAGTGGCGTCGTCGCGCCGGAGGCGCGCGACATCCGCTCCGAGAAGCTCCGACAGGTGGCCCTCCCTTGAAAACAATCGAAATAGTATTATTTCTACATTAAAGTATAAAATTCCTTGCCAGACACATTGCTCAGTTGGGTTGGCCAGCGTTTATTACTTTAAAATTTGAATCTTAGATACGTTTCTCTGTTTTTGTCACGATAATATTAAGACAGAAGAGTCCGTCCGGGTTGGTATGGCACAAGAGACCCCGCACACACAGAATCGTGGCGGTGATCCGGAGCCCATCGCGGAGGGAGCGACCATTCAGGTACCGGCGATGACGTCCATCGAGCGGCAGGCAGAGATGTCGGACCTCGGCCTCGATCTCGACGAGGCGACACAGGCAGAACGGCTCGAACGAGTTCGTGAGACGGAACTGTCCGACGAGATGCGCGAGATCGTTCAGGACGACGGTGTCCTGGGCGACCGCGACCTCCTCCTCTGGAAGTGGATCTACCACATCTTCGGCGAGCCGCTGACACTGGAGACAGTTTCCGAAGAACACTTCCAAGAGGCGCGGGAGGCTGCTTCGCTCGTCGCTATCTACATCACTCTCATCGACGACATCGGGGAGAAGCTGGGAGACCGAGAGACGTTCTGGGAGCTGTCGAAGGCAGCCTACCCGGGGGTCGAGCCCGACTGGGAGCGCGAGGACATCAACCGTGACTACGCGATCAGCACGAAGCGGGTGTGGGAGGCGTTGATGAACCGTATCGAGAACGCCCCCCGATCAGAGGAGTTCATGGAACCGTTGATGTTCAGTCTCAGACAGTCGATCCAGGGGATGGACTACGCGCGGCTGTCCGCAGACTACGCCTCGTTCATGAACCCGGAGGAGACGTGGTACTTCGAGACGCAGGCCATCGGGCTGTACCTCTTCTGGAACGTCGACCTGATGTTCTCGCCGGAGTTCGATCACGACGACTACCAGGCGTTCCGGAGGGTCGCTTTCGAACTCCAGCACATGTGGCGGCTGGGCAACTGGATCATCACCTGGCACCGTGAGGTGTTCGAGCGAGACTACAGTGCCGGGATCATCGTCGAAGCGCTCCACCAGGGGATCATCGACGAGTCGGACCTCGACGCACTCGACGAGGGAGAGCTAGAGCCGGAAGAAGTCATCGAGAAGGTGGAGTCGGCGGGGTTCGTCGAACAGTTCATCTGGAACTGGAAACAACGCCGTGACCGAGTCAGAAGCCAGGACTTCGGGATGTCGTCGCTCGATAGCACGGAGATGGTGTCGAAGATGGAGTGGCTGATGCAGAGCCACTTCGCCACCGAAGGCCACCGTTGAGTCGTTCTCATAACCCTCACATTCATATTTGAATTCCTCGAAAAGCTTATAAACAGCTATGGACACTGTGCCAGTGTATGCCCGATCCAAGAATCAGTGGCGCGTACGTCGCCGCGTTCGTTCAGAGTGCGGGGGAGGTCTCTCCGGTGTTCGAAAAGAAGGCGAAAGAGACGCTGGCCGACAGGAACATCACTAATCCGGACCCAGAGTCGTGGTACGATAACGAGAAGTTCGGCGAAGCGTTGTTCGAAATCGTCGACAAGGCGGGCGAGAAGACCGTCGCGCAGGCTGGCAAGGAGATGGTGGCGATCACCGAGGAAATCCTCGAACAGGACGAGATCGAGGCCGGGCTGGAGGTTCTTACCGCCCA belongs to Halobaculum sp. MBLA0143 and includes:
- the citZ gene encoding citrate synthase, translating into MSDELKRGLEGVLVAESSLSHIDGAEGRLVYRGYPIEDLAEHASYEETLYLLWNGELPTADELSSFRNAMAADRDLPPEVTSAVTTLGQQDGDPMAALQTTVSMLSAYDDDHEAEPTDAEANVARGRRITAKLPTALATFARARDGDDPVAPREDLDHAANFLYMLNGEEPDDVAADVFDQALVLHADHGLNASTFGGMVTASTLADLHASVTGAIGALSGSLHGGANANVMRMLKEIDESDSDPLEWVEQALADGRRVAGFGHRVYDVKDPRAKILGQRSQELGEAAGDTRWYEMSHQIEEYIREEKGLAPNVDFYSASTYYKMGIPIDIYTPIFALSRVGGWIAHVLEQYDDNRLIRPRARYVGETDREWVPIEER
- a CDS encoding transcription initiation factor IIB family protein, which encodes MTRHTRPKDTDSTYRSDDEMDDIGPEEGGGGVPGGETLTDGGERVRDREREERHESEETEVCPECDGSLVDDERHGETVCADCGLVVEEDEIDRGPEWRAFDSAERDQKSRVGAPTTKMLHDQGLSTNIGWQDKDAYGNALSSSQRQKMQRLRTWNERLRTSDHSERNLKQALGEIERMASALGLPENVRETASVIYRRALEDDLLPGRSIEGIATASLHAAARMAGVPRSIDEVARVSRVDEETFQRAYRYIVKELELEVQPADPAEYLPRFASRLDISDETERRARELLTVGKEAAVHSGKSPVGLAAAALYAAGVLTNADLTQREVSEVTDISEVTIRNRYQELLETAAANEETTPRNGGGEVPVSVDG